The sequence AGGTATGAGAGGTTGTCGGAAAACAGTAGGGTTGCGTgagatttgtttagtttagtCTCTGACGGCTAGGGCATCGTACTTGCTCAGTCGGCTAGAATTTTGtatgatataacatatataaaatacatattagGGTTTACGAGTCCACTAATGGCCCGATAATAGGCATCCATAGAATACTAGATATATTCATAACacttttctcatttctttcttttttggaaattttaaacaAGGGTTAATAACTCTTTTTGAGGGTGTGATTGGTTCGTTTATGGGATATGGATCAGTTAGATGTGAATCTTGTGATATGTCACATTGTATGTAAGAGCTTTCTTTTGAAGCTACGCTTCTTTCCGAATGAAAAtcaaacaagttttaaaaacaCAGTCGTTTGTTTACACAAGGAACAACAATGATGATTCAACAAGTATCTTACTGTTACAGTCTAACACGAGAGACTACTacatacataataataatacaacacACGAGACAAGATCGtcgtctctctcactctctcttgcCTCTTATATGTACATAATATTacacacaacaaatcaagcagaTCCTCTCCCACACACATTCACACTCACACTCACACTCACACTCACACTCACACTCACTGAGACACCAAATCCTCCAATTCGAAATTCACAAACTCTGTGGTACTTAAAACTTACCGGACCAGTTTTAAATGCTGTATCTCAATCGTCACACAAACTCCACCCTCACGAGAAGCTTAACGGATTTGTACTTCTCCCCTTTCCGGTTATGTAAAGGAAATGCTCTTATTCCTTCCTGTATCTCCCAAACAGGCAAGCATGTCTGTCCTCCAAAATCATCTTTCTCTGACATGTCATACTCATGCACTTCTAATCGCAGCAGAGCCAGCTCTGGAACGGTTAATGGGAACTCAAATACCTCATCCCAAGATGGGATCCAGTTATCCTCTAatgtcttcgtcttcttcattattGTATCCACTGGAACTCCAGCTATACCAACCTGAAAATGTATGTATCAAAGCTCAAATTATATTGCAATCTAAAAAGACAAGGAACAATACTATCTCCAAAGTCAAAACATTTACGTGAGGTTTAAGGAAATCGAATTTACCCTTGTATAGAAGTCAGGAGGTGAATATTGATCGAAGTGTGTATGGCGGAAATCAAAGTACCAGCCTTCTCCCATGTATACAGTTACCTAAGGATAATAAAAGAATTCAGTTCACCAATTTTGTATTGGCAGAAGGAGAGAGCATACAGAGAATCAGATATCTCACCCTAAGTGTTGTTTTTACAGGTAGAGTAGCTTTTGGGTCAAATATGTCATTATCCGATCCACCTTTCAGCAGAATATCTGGTTTCTTGATGTAGCCACATCCGCCATTGGCTCTAAACATTCCTTGCATTAGCCACAATGATCTTCCATATCCCTGTGTACATGAAAAAGAAAGCACAATAAAGTTAGCTGAGGAATACGGATGATGTCTTGTAAAGTGAGCTTctccaaaataatgaaaagtttGACTACTGTGTAAAAATAAGTTGATACCTGCATATTGAAAGCTACCATTTGAGCACCGTGGCTCCAGGCAACCAACGGGTTGTAGTTTGATGAAGTAACTCTAGTTCCTTTTGGGTAAATCCTCAGCAAATTTTGTTGAGTAAACCTGCGCAAACCATGATTAACAGGATTCATACTGCTGAGTTGACGACGGACTGCAATTTTTACTCtgaaacataaaaaacataatatgaCAATCATTCATGTGATTACCTCACAATCTGTTTTGCATATTTTTCTGCTGCCTTTTCAAGTTGTTCCTCGCTCAAACTAAGGCGTCTAACCTTGTCAGGATCTACCTTTAAACACTCAGTAATCCCACCTTTTGGTTTCCCAGCATGGATTGCAATCAAATGTTTATACTGAGGTGGTGCATTCTTCTTAATcttgtcttcatcatcatcatcatcatcatcatcatcctcgtcaTCATCATTTCCATCTAAGTCATCCTGcaccaaaaaagaaactaatATCTTTTGAATATGAACACCAACAGAACTGAAATGAAGATGATCTGTCTTGATACATACCTTGGCTTCACTTTTTTGCCTATCGATAAAGCTCGGAACTTCTCTCCCCCAAGCTTCTTCATCACCCAAGGATTTACCTTTCTGCACCACTTCCTcatcttttccttctttgtaCTCTTTTGGGGGTTTGGTTGAGATGATGATCCGTCTTTTTAAAGAGTTTGGCGATGGGAACTTCTTCAAAGATTCTCCGACAGGAGGAGTAAACAGAATTTCCCCAAATGTCTCAGTAACCatctaatcaaacaacaaaaacaacacatcTCAGTATTAATGTAATCATCAATCAAAgcggaaaaacaaaaaaatctcaacaaaaaaaaaaaatgcagaaagaGGTTACCTCAGCAACTTTAGCCTGAAGTTCAGGAGTAAGATGATCTTCAAGAGTTACAACAACAGGAAAGTCAGATACATCAAAGGCATGTGCTCTGATAGCTTTTAGACATTTGATCAACCCCACAGGTGCAGTGAGAGTCCTGTTTCAAAATAGTTcagtaaacaaaaataaacgaCAAAAACCTAACCTTGAATTCATTCGATTGAGGTCAAAGAGAATATCAAACCTTCCG comes from Camelina sativa cultivar DH55 chromosome 19, Cs, whole genome shotgun sequence and encodes:
- the LOC104764538 gene encoding phosphoinositide phospholipase C 2-like isoform X1 codes for the protein MSKQTYRVCFCFRRRFRYTASEAPREIKTIFEKYSENGVMTVDHLHRFLIDVQKQDKATREDAQSVINSVSLLHRNGLHLDAFFKYLFGENNPPLALHEVHQDMDAPISHYFIFTGHNSYLTGNQLSSDCSEVPIIDALKKGVRVIELDIWPNSNKDDIDVLHGRTLTAPVGLIKCLKAIRAHAFDVSDFPVVVTLEDHLTPELQAKVAEMVTETFGEILFTPPVGESLKKFPSPNSLKRRIIISTKPPKEYKEGKDEEVVQKGKSLGDEEAWGREVPSFIDRQKSEAKDDLDGNDDDEDDDDDDDDDEDKIKKNAPPQYKHLIAIHAGKPKGGITECLKVDPDKVRRLSLSEEQLEKAAEKYAKQIVRFTQQNLLRIYPKGTRVTSSNYNPLVAWSHGAQMVAFNMQGYGRSLWLMQGMFRANGGCGYIKKPDILLKGGSDNDIFDPKATLPVKTTLRVTVYMGEGWYFDFRHTHFDQYSPPDFYTRVGIAGVPVDTIMKKTKTLEDNWIPSWDEVFEFPLTVPELALLRLEVHEYDMSEKDDFGGQTCLPVWEIQEGIRAFPLHNRKGEKYKSVKLLVRVEFV
- the LOC104764538 gene encoding phosphoinositide phospholipase C 2-like isoform X2 — protein: MTETRERERERLKKISSDKQTYRVCFCFRRRFRYTASEAPREIKTIFEKYSENGVMTVDHLHRFLIDVQKQDKATREDAQSVINSVSLLHRNGLHLDAFFKYLFGENNPPLALHEVHQDMDAPISHYFIFTGHNSYLTGNQLSSDCSEVPIIDALKKGVRVIELDIWPNSNKDDIDVLHGRTLTAPVGLIKCLKAIRAHAFDVSDFPVVVTLEDHLTPELQAKVAEMVTETFGEILFTPPVGESLKKFPSPNSLKRRIIISTKPPKEYKEGKDEEVVQKGKSLGDEEAWGREVPSFIDRQKSEAKDDLDGNDDDEDDDDDDDDDEDKIKKNAPPQYKHLIAIHAGKPKGGITECLKVDPDKVRRLSLSEEQLEKAAEKYAKQIVRFTQQNLLRIYPKGTRVTSSNYNPLVAWSHGAQMVAFNMQGYGRSLWLMQGMFRANGGCGYIKKPDILLKGGSDNDIFDPKATLPVKTTLRVTVYMGEGWYFDFRHTHFDQYSPPDFYTRVGIAGVPVDTIMKKTKTLEDNWIPSWDEVFEFPLTVPELALLRLEVHEYDMSEKDDFGGQTCLPVWEIQEGIRAFPLHNRKGEKYKSVKLLVRVEFV